From one Deltaproteobacteria bacterium genomic stretch:
- a CDS encoding TIGR04282 family arsenosugar biosynthesis glycosyltransferase, giving the protein MKKLLMFARYPEIGKVKSRLAQTIGAANAASAYKTMVEIVVKNTRPCNGEFAQVLCYDPPELRERFQSWLQMSHLKPQSGGDLGERMKQAFIQALTETDHAVLIGTDCIDVDRSLILKAFDDLEKADLVLGPAKDGGYYLIGCKRAYPAIFTGIDWGTERVFAQTLRVAEKLELHVSCLPQLEDIDTEEQIWKIKNII; this is encoded by the coding sequence ATGAAAAAACTTCTGATGTTCGCCAGGTATCCTGAGATTGGTAAAGTCAAAAGCCGTTTGGCACAAACGATCGGAGCGGCCAATGCGGCTTCGGCTTACAAGACGATGGTCGAAATCGTGGTGAAGAATACGAGGCCTTGCAATGGGGAGTTCGCCCAAGTCTTGTGCTACGATCCTCCGGAGTTGAGAGAGAGATTTCAGTCGTGGCTTCAGATGAGCCACCTTAAACCCCAATCCGGCGGTGATCTCGGTGAAAGGATGAAGCAGGCCTTCATCCAAGCCTTGACGGAAACCGACCATGCCGTCTTGATCGGAACCGATTGCATTGATGTGGATCGTTCTCTCATTCTGAAGGCTTTTGATGATTTGGAGAAAGCCGATCTTGTGCTCGGACCGGCAAAAGACGGCGGTTATTATCTGATCGGTTGCAAGCGTGCGTATCCGGCGATTTTTACCGGAATCGATTGGGGTACCGAACGTGTTTTTGCGCAGACCCTGCGAGTCGCGGAAAAACTGGAACTTCACGTTTCATGTCTCCCTCAATTGGAAGACATCGATACCGAGGAGCAAATATGGAAAATAAAAAATATCATCTGA
- a CDS encoding glycosyl transferase family 2 codes for MITFRDISIIIPVGPGENALEALLGDLRPIEKEAELIVVQGSSRAQQLNEGARNATRDFLWFLHADSRLSSKTLAALLGSLGENPHALHYFHLRFLPDGPPLMCINEIGCWIRSRLMGLPFGDQGFAVAKEVFETMGGFPENVPYGEDHLFVWRAMQKRVPLRCTGASLYTSARRYAETGWARLTWDYARRWTRQAWPEWKKLYEKTSDVRQVS; via the coding sequence GACCAGGCGAAAACGCGCTCGAAGCGCTCTTGGGAGATCTTCGACCGATTGAAAAAGAGGCGGAGTTGATCGTGGTTCAAGGCTCATCACGCGCCCAACAACTCAACGAGGGAGCACGAAACGCGACGCGTGATTTCCTGTGGTTTTTGCATGCCGACTCCAGGCTCTCGTCAAAAACTCTCGCCGCTTTGCTCGGATCACTGGGCGAAAATCCACATGCCCTTCATTATTTCCACTTAAGATTTTTGCCCGATGGGCCGCCACTGATGTGCATCAATGAAATCGGTTGTTGGATTCGCTCGCGACTCATGGGTCTACCTTTCGGCGATCAGGGGTTTGCCGTAGCAAAAGAAGTTTTCGAGACAATGGGTGGTTTCCCCGAAAATGTTCCTTACGGGGAGGATCATCTTTTCGTGTGGCGGGCCATGCAAAAGAGAGTCCCACTTCGGTGCACCGGTGCCTCGCTCTACACGAGCGCCCGTCGCTATGCCGAGACAGGTTGGGCAAGGCTCACTTGGGATTATGCCCGACGGTGGACTCGCCAGGCCTGGCCTGAATGGAAAAAACTTTATGAAAAAACTTCTGATGTTCGCCAGGTATCCTGA